A window from Deinococcus koreensis encodes these proteins:
- a CDS encoding GAF domain-containing protein, producing MLSQSGTDIPLSEHLHTVTEALAAARTLQAMLGVVLNTALDVLHVEAGAVLLVDSSGEHLEVAASRGHAGGPPAPWLAGSPAEPGPVAEALRRREPVWPRPGHPGPAVAAVPLLLEGQPLGVLALDFGRPRPLTPPETRFLRSLAGHCALALGRTPRALSLLGRDESRAGTEHRAQIEHRAEVLAALGDALQRGTTPQELADLALGRIGPGVQAQSMLFLSLDGDALRLTSEWGEVHEAVTAVLTRPDVSLRDTPILRGVVQGAQALYLDNYRLHQHASTAFPAQAVGVEPIVLPSGQVAGALVAMRPALAGTWHGGERDLLARAAGTLGLALERAQAAAHLAARAQEAFVAFTEAVGTETDVLALTRQAVAALQARFPGSSAAFYEPEDGLWKARAWSDDLGGELLALITDGLPETPLIREVLAVRQGVFLDAWDAEREGVAHSEPYTTVANVPLILAGEVRGILGLALQDAHRWNERDRAMVRAIGRGLTLALERAEHAARLSAQNAELDARTRALEGFASLTRDLSLEADAWTLIRRAQEVALSLLPEGYAVYFEPEDGRWVKRAQTGDLRSAALQAVADAGLPYEDAGNLLTPYTTRMPFYQDFYARDTDRIDDLVAHLGASATLPVLVEGQSRGVFAVVLFGEARHWRRPDQAALESVVRSLGLALERAEGLARLEARTSEVAQWRERYEVAVRGSGHLLYDWNPATGEVVYGGALEEITGYAAHELEGTLEDWAGRLIHPDDREAFSAEIARVVHSGEEFHLGFRIVRKDGAVADVEDDGYVKRGEDGRLTRMVGFVKDVTARRQAQAALLRANEELRRSNADLEQFAYIASHDLQAPIRAVTSFGDILALKYSGQLDERGQRYLRYISESGRHMKKLVDDLLTFSRIATDQRPPALTAAATVLDRVVQRFAPEIEALDAEVFAGELPTVLVDGQQLDQLFQNLLGNALKYQRAGVPPRIGVSARRAGDFWSISVADNGIGIDPSYFDRIFVIFQRLHGRDTYEGTGIGLAVCKKIVERHGGQLWVESAAGEGSTFHFTLPAG from the coding sequence ATGTTGTCTCAGTCCGGCACGGACATCCCCCTCAGCGAGCATCTGCACACGGTCACCGAGGCCCTGGCCGCTGCCCGTACCCTCCAGGCCATGCTGGGTGTGGTGCTGAACACGGCGCTGGACGTGCTGCACGTGGAGGCCGGCGCCGTGCTGCTGGTCGACAGTTCGGGCGAGCATCTGGAGGTCGCGGCCAGCCGGGGCCACGCGGGGGGCCCACCGGCACCCTGGCTGGCCGGTTCCCCGGCGGAGCCCGGCCCGGTCGCTGAGGCCCTGCGGCGGCGGGAGCCCGTGTGGCCCCGGCCCGGGCACCCGGGCCCGGCGGTGGCCGCCGTGCCGCTGTTGCTGGAGGGCCAGCCGCTGGGGGTGCTGGCCCTGGACTTCGGCCGGCCGCGGCCCCTCACCCCGCCCGAGACCCGCTTCCTGCGAAGCCTGGCCGGGCACTGCGCGCTGGCGCTGGGCCGCACGCCGCGGGCGCTGTCGCTGCTGGGCCGCGACGAATCCCGCGCCGGTACGGAACACCGTGCCCAAATCGAACACCGGGCGGAGGTGCTGGCCGCCCTGGGCGACGCCCTGCAGCGGGGCACGACCCCGCAGGAACTCGCGGATCTGGCGCTGGGCCGGATCGGCCCGGGCGTGCAGGCCCAGAGCATGCTGTTCCTGAGCCTGGACGGCGACGCGCTGCGGCTCACCAGCGAGTGGGGCGAGGTGCACGAGGCCGTCACGGCGGTGCTCACCCGGCCGGACGTCTCACTGCGCGACACGCCGATCCTGCGTGGCGTGGTGCAGGGCGCCCAGGCGCTGTATCTCGACAACTACCGCCTTCACCAGCACGCCAGCACGGCCTTCCCGGCACAGGCGGTCGGCGTGGAACCGATCGTCCTGCCGAGCGGTCAGGTCGCCGGAGCGCTCGTGGCGATGAGGCCCGCCCTGGCCGGCACCTGGCACGGCGGCGAGCGCGACCTGCTGGCGCGGGCGGCGGGCACCCTGGGGCTGGCGCTGGAACGGGCCCAGGCGGCGGCCCACCTCGCGGCCCGCGCCCAGGAGGCCTTCGTGGCCTTTACCGAGGCGGTGGGCACCGAGACGGACGTGCTCGCCCTGACCCGGCAGGCGGTCGCGGCCCTGCAGGCCCGCTTTCCGGGCAGCAGCGCGGCCTTCTACGAACCCGAGGACGGGCTCTGGAAGGCGCGGGCCTGGAGTGACGACCTGGGCGGCGAGCTGCTGGCCCTCATCACGGACGGGCTGCCCGAGACGCCCCTGATCCGTGAGGTGCTGGCCGTGCGCCAGGGGGTGTTCCTCGACGCCTGGGACGCCGAGCGCGAGGGAGTGGCGCACTCGGAACCGTACACCACGGTCGCCAACGTGCCGCTGATCCTGGCGGGCGAGGTGCGCGGCATCCTGGGGCTGGCGCTGCAGGACGCCCACCGCTGGAACGAGCGCGACCGGGCGATGGTGCGGGCCATCGGCCGGGGCCTGACCCTGGCGCTCGAACGGGCCGAGCACGCCGCCCGGCTGTCTGCCCAGAACGCCGAACTCGATGCGCGCACCCGGGCGCTGGAGGGCTTCGCGTCCCTGACCCGCGACCTGAGCCTGGAAGCCGATGCCTGGACGCTGATCCGGCGTGCCCAGGAGGTGGCGCTCTCGCTGCTGCCCGAGGGATACGCGGTGTATTTCGAGCCCGAGGACGGGCGCTGGGTCAAGCGGGCGCAGACCGGCGACCTGCGGAGCGCCGCGCTGCAGGCGGTGGCCGATGCGGGCCTGCCCTACGAGGACGCCGGCAACCTGCTCACGCCCTACACCACCCGGATGCCGTTCTACCAGGACTTCTACGCGCGGGACACCGACCGGATCGACGATCTGGTGGCCCACCTGGGGGCGTCGGCGACCCTGCCCGTGCTGGTGGAGGGCCAGTCGCGCGGGGTGTTCGCCGTCGTGCTGTTCGGTGAGGCGCGGCACTGGCGGCGCCCGGATCAGGCCGCGCTGGAGTCGGTGGTGCGGAGCCTGGGGCTGGCGCTGGAGCGGGCCGAGGGGCTGGCCCGGCTCGAAGCCCGGACGAGCGAGGTCGCCCAGTGGCGCGAGCGCTACGAGGTGGCCGTGCGGGGCTCCGGGCACCTGCTCTACGACTGGAACCCGGCGACCGGCGAGGTGGTGTATGGCGGCGCCCTGGAGGAAATCACCGGCTACGCGGCCCACGAGCTGGAGGGCACCCTGGAGGACTGGGCCGGGCGGCTGATCCACCCGGACGACCGGGAGGCGTTCAGCGCCGAGATTGCCCGGGTCGTCCACTCGGGAGAAGAGTTCCACCTGGGCTTCCGCATCGTGCGCAAGGACGGCGCGGTGGCGGACGTCGAGGACGACGGCTATGTCAAGCGCGGCGAGGACGGTCGGCTCACCCGTATGGTGGGCTTCGTCAAGGACGTGACCGCCCGCCGCCAGGCGCAGGCCGCCCTGCTGCGTGCCAACGAGGAACTGCGCCGCAGCAACGCGGACCTCGAACAGTTCGCCTACATCGCCTCGCACGACCTGCAGGCGCCGATCCGGGCGGTCACCAGCTTCGGCGACATTCTGGCCCTGAAGTACAGTGGTCAGCTCGATGAGCGCGGCCAGCGCTACCTGCGCTACATCTCGGAGAGCGGGCGGCACATGAAGAAGTTGGTGGACGACCTGCTGACCTTCTCGCGGATCGCCACCGATCAGCGGCCCCCCGCCCTCACGGCGGCAGCCACCGTACTCGACCGCGTGGTGCAACGCTTCGCGCCGGAGATCGAGGCGCTGGACGCCGAGGTGTTTGCAGGCGAGCTGCCGACCGTGCTGGTCGACGGCCAGCAGCTCGATCAGCTGTTCCAGAATCTGCTCGGCAACGCCCTGAAGTACCAGCGGGCGGGAGTGCCGCCCCGGATCGGGGTCTCGGCCCGGCGCGCGGGCGACTTCTGGAGCATTTCGGTCGCCGACAACGGCATCGGCATCGATCCGAGCTACTTCGACCGCATCTTCGTGATCTTCCAGCGGCTGCATGGCCGCGATACCTACGAGGGCACCGGCATCGGCCTGGCGGTGTGCAAGAAGATCGTCGAGCGTCACGGCGGCCAGCTCTGGGTCGAGAGCGCGGCCGGCGAGGGCAGCACCTTCCACTTCACCCTGCCGGCGGGCTGA
- a CDS encoding sensor domain-containing protein produces the protein MPQLPGDRSAGGHSPEPMLGALVESCCERYPAYRVEVRWGREGAEETWIWARGDHAGLSHGQVRLEAAGEAGRLDVWCAPAAEVPELGTLLSRLLALALEQRTRVTALQAAHDQLQAMMQATPLALYSLSLEGLVRSWNAAAEHALGVPQAEVVGHVVPDPALEQAFASLRHSVRSGQPVGTQHFERQLPGGAVQTYALSAAPFSTETQAVAGLVGVAHELTPAEQRLAAAEQQRSLLESVLAHANDSVLITEAEPVSAPGPRILYANEAFTRTTGYTLDEVRGQTPRILQGPRSDRRVLDRIKAALRAWQPIEVELINYRKDGSEFWVELSIAPVADERGWYTHWISIQRDVTDRKTSALQQERDRNQILELAARNVPLSTVLGQLLTSLERGFPGLRAAVVLGPPSGSGPPEAQDAAVYDPEPRPALPGDTLRRLLTLSGPHATSLEGPDGAAWSAELHPIRSAQGQRRGVLTLLCAQALRAPAPGARPTPLSPDERAQLEASAQLAGLVIDRYDAQRDLEHQALHDPLTGLPNRALFGRDVQHTLASSAPDALVAVGLMDLDRFKQVNDTLGHSAGDQLLQQVAARLRTHLRPIDLLARMGGDEFLMAFPQLSAPEQVDRLAERLIAALEQPFLLAEQEVFVRPSIGFSLYPIGTLSAEHLLQQADAAMYRAKRRGGGYSLYSPDTAAGRAAMTLESGLNRALERQEFILHYQPQFDVQSGAVVGLEALLRWQHPELGLIPPSDFIPLAEASGLIVPIGQWVLEQACLQAAMWSVQRPGLRMAVNLSARQFERDDLPQLVQGALNRSGLPAAQLELELTESMLMQAGVAGPALRHLSDLGVRLALDDFGTGFSNLASLKQFPIDVLKIDQSFIRGLSPGGAGEAKDQALVRAIIALAHALGLRVTVEGVEQASQLQFLREQRCEYAQGFLLARPQPAAQLGAWLDGTPESPWASPAPAGRPGREGSSPVPDR, from the coding sequence ATGCCCCAGCTCCCCGGTGACCGGTCGGCAGGCGGCCACAGCCCTGAGCCCATGCTCGGTGCCCTGGTCGAGAGCTGCTGCGAGAGGTATCCGGCCTACCGGGTCGAGGTGCGCTGGGGCCGGGAAGGCGCTGAGGAGACCTGGATCTGGGCCCGGGGCGACCACGCTGGCCTGAGCCACGGGCAGGTGCGTCTGGAGGCGGCGGGAGAGGCCGGTCGGCTGGACGTCTGGTGCGCTCCGGCGGCCGAGGTTCCGGAGCTGGGCACGCTGCTCAGCCGTCTGCTGGCGCTGGCCCTGGAGCAGCGCACGAGAGTAACCGCCCTGCAGGCCGCCCACGATCAGCTGCAGGCCATGATGCAGGCGACGCCGCTGGCCCTGTATTCCCTGAGCCTGGAGGGGCTGGTCCGGTCGTGGAACGCGGCGGCGGAACACGCGCTGGGCGTGCCCCAGGCCGAGGTGGTGGGTCACGTCGTGCCCGATCCCGCGCTGGAGCAGGCCTTCGCCTCGCTCCGGCACAGTGTCCGGTCGGGCCAGCCGGTCGGCACCCAGCACTTCGAGCGGCAGCTTCCGGGCGGCGCCGTGCAGACCTACGCGCTGAGCGCGGCGCCGTTTTCCACCGAGACCCAGGCGGTGGCCGGCCTGGTCGGCGTGGCCCACGAACTGACCCCGGCCGAACAGCGGCTGGCGGCGGCCGAGCAGCAGCGCAGCCTGCTCGAATCGGTGTTGGCCCACGCCAACGACTCCGTGCTGATCACCGAGGCGGAGCCGGTCAGTGCCCCCGGCCCGCGCATCCTGTACGCCAACGAGGCCTTTACCCGCACCACCGGCTACACGCTCGACGAGGTGCGGGGCCAGACCCCCCGCATCCTCCAGGGGCCGCGCTCGGATCGCCGGGTGCTCGACCGCATCAAGGCGGCGCTCAGGGCCTGGCAGCCCATCGAGGTCGAGCTGATCAACTACCGCAAGGACGGCAGCGAGTTCTGGGTCGAGCTGTCCATTGCCCCGGTGGCCGACGAGCGGGGCTGGTACACCCACTGGATCTCCATCCAGCGCGACGTGACCGACCGCAAGACCAGCGCGCTGCAGCAGGAGCGGGATCGCAACCAGATCCTGGAACTGGCGGCCCGCAACGTGCCGCTCTCCACCGTGCTGGGGCAGTTGCTGACCTCGCTGGAACGCGGCTTTCCCGGCCTGCGGGCGGCGGTGGTGCTGGGCCCGCCTTCCGGATCTGGGCCACCTGAGGCCCAGGACGCAGCGGTCTACGATCCCGAGCCCCGCCCGGCGCTGCCCGGCGACACGCTGCGCCGGCTGCTCACCCTGAGCGGGCCGCACGCCACTTCCCTGGAAGGCCCGGACGGCGCGGCCTGGAGCGCTGAGCTGCACCCTATCCGCAGCGCCCAGGGACAGCGCCGGGGCGTCCTGACCCTGCTCTGTGCCCAGGCGCTCCGGGCTCCGGCTCCTGGGGCCCGGCCGACGCCGCTGAGCCCCGACGAACGCGCCCAGCTGGAGGCGAGCGCACAGCTGGCCGGGCTGGTGATCGACCGCTACGACGCCCAGCGCGACCTGGAACACCAGGCGCTGCACGACCCCCTGACCGGGCTGCCCAACCGCGCCCTGTTCGGCCGGGACGTACAGCACACCCTCGCCAGCTCCGCCCCGGACGCGCTGGTCGCCGTGGGCCTGATGGATCTCGACCGCTTCAAGCAGGTGAACGACACGCTGGGGCACAGCGCGGGCGACCAGTTGCTGCAGCAGGTCGCCGCACGCCTGCGAACCCACCTGCGGCCCATCGACCTGCTGGCCCGCATGGGGGGCGACGAATTCCTGATGGCCTTTCCGCAGCTCAGCGCCCCGGAACAGGTCGACCGACTGGCCGAGCGGCTGATCGCCGCACTCGAACAGCCCTTCCTGCTGGCCGAGCAGGAGGTGTTCGTGCGGCCCAGCATCGGCTTCAGCCTGTATCCCATCGGCACCCTGTCTGCCGAGCATCTGCTGCAGCAGGCCGACGCGGCCATGTACCGCGCCAAGCGCCGGGGCGGCGGCTATTCGCTGTATTCCCCCGACACCGCCGCCGGGCGGGCCGCCATGACCCTGGAGAGTGGGCTGAACCGCGCGCTGGAGCGTCAGGAATTCATCCTGCACTACCAGCCGCAGTTCGACGTGCAGAGCGGGGCCGTGGTGGGGCTCGAAGCCCTGCTGCGCTGGCAGCACCCGGAACTCGGACTGATTCCCCCCAGCGACTTCATTCCGCTGGCCGAGGCCTCGGGCCTGATCGTGCCGATCGGCCAGTGGGTGCTGGAACAGGCCTGCTTGCAGGCGGCCATGTGGTCCGTGCAGCGGCCCGGCCTGCGGATGGCAGTCAACCTGTCCGCCCGACAGTTCGAGCGCGACGACCTGCCGCAGCTCGTCCAGGGCGCCCTGAACCGCAGCGGCCTGCCCGCCGCCCAGCTGGAGCTGGAACTGACCGAGAGCATGTTGATGCAGGCGGGAGTGGCCGGGCCGGCCCTGCGGCACCTCAGCGACCTGGGCGTCCGGCTGGCCCTGGACGACTTCGGCACCGGCTTTTCCAATCTGGCCTCGCTCAAGCAGTTCCCGATCGACGTGCTCAAGATCGACCAGTCCTTTATCCGGGGGCTCTCTCCGGGCGGGGCGGGCGAGGCCAAGGATCAGGCGCTGGTGCGGGCCATCATCGCCCTGGCCCACGCGCTGGGCCTGAGGGTCACGGTCGAGGGCGTCGAGCAGGCCAGCCAGCTGCAGTTCCTGCGCGAGCAGCGCTGCGAGTACGCCCAGGGTTTCCTGCTGGCCCGGCCCCAGCCGGCGGCGCAGCTCGGCGCGTGGCTGGACGGGACTCCGGAGTCTCCCTGGGCCAGCCCCGCCCCGGCCGGGCGGCCGGGGCGCGAGGGCTCTTCACCCGTCCCCGACCGTTGA
- a CDS encoding N-acetylmuramoyl-L-alanine amidase family protein yields the protein MLRRFLLTALLFGSTLALAQTTPPAPVSSALLPPISDAPIYVAYPPDGSSVEFDHVLLEGSVKPGASLTLRGQPVEVGADGLFIEWVPLTPGENLLTLESTQGGVVARQTLKVTSAPPQVPAGAAQIVEGSVLPAFDRVAYVQPPSLEMREVPVAFSGSAGGTATFKVGDLGPFPMAETSPGRYEGTFLLPATLAAAPVQFTLSARDGTTATASSPGQLSVTGTGVRVAEVTATIPGRGLQAGTFVWRNGRGRNYAVFPRPGVQALVVGEEGTSYTVQASATLTLNAPKTTLTLRPEGTPLPRAIFTRIDVKAGETHSEVRLDLPLRVPFSVEQSATPGASSLALRLFHTFSDVDYIVSDSPGGAVRDVRWVQESDGVTRVQVELSGAPWGYDTTYEGTTLVLRLRNAPAIDARAPLRGRTIVIDPGHGGEDFGGAGALRVPEKNLNLPIALRVAELLREKGATVALTRETDVEIPIYDRPLLAETRNADLLVSIHANALPDGVDPRTKRGSGVYYFQPQARPLAEALLASLVGQLPDVGNDGVHYQNLALARPSTQLSVLIETAFLTDKSNLRLLMSAAGRERMAQAIALGLERFYRSAAAQPRPRPPR from the coding sequence ATGCTGCGCCGCTTCCTGCTCACCGCTCTCCTGTTCGGCAGCACGCTCGCTCTGGCCCAGACGACCCCCCCGGCGCCCGTCAGCTCGGCGCTGCTGCCCCCCATCAGCGACGCGCCCATCTACGTGGCCTATCCGCCGGACGGCTCCAGCGTGGAGTTCGACCACGTGCTGCTGGAGGGCAGCGTGAAACCCGGCGCGTCGCTGACCCTGCGCGGCCAGCCGGTCGAGGTTGGCGCGGACGGGCTGTTCATCGAGTGGGTGCCGCTGACCCCGGGCGAGAACCTGCTGACCCTGGAATCCACCCAGGGCGGCGTGGTGGCGCGGCAGACCCTGAAGGTGACCAGCGCCCCGCCGCAGGTGCCCGCCGGGGCCGCCCAGATCGTGGAGGGAAGCGTGCTGCCCGCCTTCGACCGCGTGGCCTACGTGCAGCCACCCAGCCTGGAGATGCGCGAGGTTCCGGTGGCCTTCAGCGGCAGCGCGGGGGGCACGGCGACCTTCAAGGTGGGCGACCTGGGGCCGTTCCCGATGGCGGAGACCTCGCCCGGGCGCTACGAGGGCACGTTCCTGCTGCCGGCCACCCTGGCCGCGGCCCCGGTTCAGTTCACCCTGAGTGCCAGGGACGGCACCACCGCCACCGCCAGCAGTCCGGGCCAGCTCAGCGTGACGGGCACGGGCGTGCGCGTGGCCGAGGTCACCGCGACCATTCCCGGGCGTGGGCTGCAGGCGGGCACTTTCGTGTGGCGCAACGGGCGGGGCCGCAACTACGCGGTCTTTCCGCGCCCCGGCGTGCAGGCGCTGGTGGTGGGCGAGGAGGGCACCTCGTACACGGTGCAGGCCTCGGCCACGCTGACCCTGAACGCGCCCAAGACCACCCTGACCCTGCGCCCCGAGGGCACACCGCTTCCGCGGGCCATCTTCACGCGGATCGACGTGAAGGCGGGCGAGACCCACAGCGAGGTGCGCCTCGACCTGCCCCTGCGCGTGCCCTTCTCGGTCGAGCAGAGCGCCACGCCGGGCGCCTCCAGCCTGGCTCTGCGGCTCTTCCACACCTTCAGCGACGTGGACTACATCGTCTCCGACAGTCCGGGCGGCGCCGTGCGCGATGTCCGCTGGGTACAGGAGAGTGACGGCGTGACCCGCGTTCAGGTCGAGCTCAGCGGGGCGCCCTGGGGCTACGACACCACCTACGAGGGCACGACCCTGGTGCTGCGGCTGCGGAACGCCCCGGCGATCGACGCCCGCGCGCCGCTGCGGGGCCGGACGATCGTGATCGACCCCGGGCACGGCGGCGAGGACTTCGGCGGGGCCGGCGCCCTGCGCGTGCCCGAGAAGAACCTGAACCTGCCCATCGCCCTGCGCGTGGCCGAGCTGCTGCGGGAAAAGGGCGCCACCGTGGCGCTCACCCGCGAGACCGACGTGGAGATTCCGATCTACGACCGCCCCCTGCTGGCCGAGACCCGGAACGCCGACCTGCTGGTGAGCATCCACGCCAACGCCCTGCCGGACGGAGTCGATCCGCGCACCAAACGCGGCAGCGGGGTGTACTACTTCCAGCCGCAGGCCCGCCCCCTGGCCGAAGCGCTGCTGGCCAGCCTGGTCGGGCAGCTTCCGGATGTGGGCAACGACGGCGTGCACTACCAGAACCTGGCGCTGGCGCGGCCCAGCACCCAGCTCAGCGTGCTGATCGAGACGGCGTTCCTGACCGACAAGTCCAACCTGCGGCTGCTGATGAGCGCGGCGGGACGCGAGCGCATGGCGCAGGCCATCGCCCTGGGCCTCGAACGCTTCTACCGCAGCGCCGCGGCGCAGCCGCGCCCCCGCCCGCCCCGCTGA
- a CDS encoding helix-turn-helix transcriptional regulator, with the protein MLILALVDERTSVEPLVSLLGAGWRGYLRPSADPHSLHLALEAVARGELWAERAVLTQTIEQSRLPRLTTREQEVLHCLRRGWSNTEVARQLGITVKTVKMHVSAVFAKLGARDRLELVINHVEPAAPGAGTGGLPDTS; encoded by the coding sequence GTGCTGATCCTGGCCCTGGTGGACGAACGGACGTCGGTCGAGCCCCTGGTGAGCCTGCTGGGCGCCGGCTGGCGCGGCTACCTGCGGCCCAGCGCCGATCCACACAGCCTGCATCTGGCCCTGGAGGCGGTGGCCCGCGGCGAGCTGTGGGCCGAGCGCGCCGTGCTCACGCAGACCATCGAGCAGTCCCGCCTGCCCCGGCTGACCACGCGGGAGCAGGAAGTCCTCCATTGCCTGCGCCGGGGCTGGAGCAACACCGAGGTCGCCCGGCAGCTGGGCATCACGGTCAAGACGGTCAAGATGCACGTCTCGGCCGTGTTCGCCAAACTGGGCGCGCGCGACCGGCTGGAGCTGGTGATCAACCATGTGGAGCCCGCCGCGCCGGGGGCCGGCACCGGCGGGCTCCCCGACACGTCCTGA